A single window of Agromyces aureus DNA harbors:
- a CDS encoding alcohol dehydrogenase catalytic domain-containing protein, protein MRAARLQTNGLAGLHVADVQRPSPGPGEVVIAVEAVSLNQLDLNVIAGLGPGRAARLPRVLGLDPAGVIVELGEGVDRGRLGQAVVVKPNIPCGDCVRCALGHEADCPAQTVLGVHRDGGAAEYVVVPARNAFDRHGLDAAIASATVHSLPIVINAFDAAAVTAADRVLVTGAGGTLGHTAVAYARLLGATVVAASRSELPRADGVERVVAADTDKLAARLEEAGPFDVAIDVSGHGPTIAAGVAALGWGGRAVFCSASVDARLELDARDLYLKRKQLRGVASADYEHVRRALRHVQNGSIAPIIGSRHPLDDIVGAYRGFGASPRGKVVIDVV, encoded by the coding sequence ATGCGAGCGGCACGACTGCAGACCAACGGCCTCGCGGGCCTGCACGTCGCCGACGTGCAGCGCCCGAGCCCCGGGCCGGGCGAGGTGGTGATCGCCGTCGAGGCCGTGAGCCTCAACCAGCTCGACCTCAACGTCATCGCCGGCCTCGGCCCGGGGCGGGCCGCCCGGCTTCCGCGCGTGCTCGGACTCGATCCGGCCGGTGTCATCGTCGAGCTCGGCGAGGGCGTCGACCGTGGTCGGCTCGGCCAGGCGGTCGTCGTCAAGCCGAACATCCCGTGCGGCGACTGCGTGCGCTGCGCGCTCGGGCACGAGGCCGACTGCCCGGCGCAGACCGTGCTCGGCGTGCACCGCGACGGGGGAGCGGCCGAGTACGTGGTCGTGCCCGCGCGCAACGCGTTCGATCGCCACGGCCTCGACGCCGCCATCGCGAGCGCGACCGTCCACAGCCTGCCGATCGTCATCAACGCCTTCGACGCCGCAGCGGTCACCGCCGCCGACCGCGTGCTCGTCACGGGCGCGGGCGGCACGCTCGGGCACACGGCCGTCGCCTACGCGCGGCTCCTGGGTGCGACGGTGGTCGCCGCGTCGCGCAGCGAACTCCCCCGCGCCGACGGGGTCGAGCGTGTCGTCGCCGCCGATACCGACAAACTCGCCGCTCGCCTCGAGGAGGCCGGGCCGTTCGACGTCGCGATCGACGTGAGCGGCCACGGCCCCACGATCGCCGCGGGCGTCGCGGCACTCGGGTGGGGCGGCCGCGCGGTGTTCTGCTCCGCCTCGGTCGATGCCCGCCTCGAACTCGACGCCCGTGACCTGTACCTCAAGCGCAAGCAGTTGCGCGGCGTCGCGAGCGCCGACTACGAGCACGTGCGCCGCGCACTGCGACACGTGCAGAACGGCTCGATCGCGCCGATCATCGGCTCGCGGCATCCGCTCGACGACATCGTCGGCGCGTACCGCGGCTTCGGCGCCTCGCCTCGGGGCAAGGTGGTCATCGATGTGGTGTGA